One genomic window of Motacilla alba alba isolate MOTALB_02 chromosome 3, Motacilla_alba_V1.0_pri, whole genome shotgun sequence includes the following:
- the OST4 gene encoding dolichyl-diphosphooligosaccharide--protein glycosyltransferase subunit 4 gives MITDVQLAIFANMLGVSLFLLVVLYHYVAVNNPKKQE, from the coding sequence ATGATCACGGACGTGCAGCTCGCCATCTTCGCCAACATGCTGGGCGTCTCGCTGTTCCTGCTCGTGGTGCTGTACCACTACGTGGCCGTCAACAACCCCAAGAAGCAGGAGTGA